Proteins encoded together in one Maricaulis maris window:
- the nusA gene encoding transcription termination factor NusA: MSIGVSANRLELLQIARAVAAEKSIDESIVIEAIEEALQKAARSRYGAENDIRAKIDPKTGELALTRNMTVVEEVENDSQELSLADARKIDKTAEIGTVFSDELPPIEFGRVASQTAKQVITQKVREAERQRQFVEYKDRVGEIISGIVKRVEYGNVIIDLGRAEGIIRRADGIPRENLQNNERVRAYIYDVREEVRGPQIFLSRAHPDFMAALFAQEVPEVYEGIIEIPSVARDPGSRAKIAVISNDGSIDPVGACVGMRGSRVQAVVSELAGEKIDIIPWSDDPATFIVNALQPAEVAKVVLDEEDQRIEVVVPDEQLSLAIGRRGQNVRLASQLTGWSIDILTEEEESERRQKEFAERTQLFIAALDVDEVIAQLLATEGFTDVEDLAYVDLGEIAAIEGFDDDTAEEIQARARDYLDRLAAEQDAKRKELGVEDDVLEVEGVLLAMGVKFGENDVKTVDDLAGLVTDDLRGWFETKNGERVREPGILEEFNLSSEDAEMMIMRARVAAGWISEEDLPQREVVEDEIDEAAQAFNVEDMDLAALDAEAEALGLDLDAELPEEDEETQAD, from the coding sequence ATGAGCATTGGTGTTAGTGCAAACCGTCTGGAACTGCTGCAGATCGCCCGTGCGGTCGCGGCAGAGAAGTCCATCGATGAATCGATCGTGATCGAGGCCATCGAGGAAGCCCTCCAGAAGGCAGCGCGCTCCCGTTACGGGGCCGAAAACGACATCCGCGCCAAGATCGACCCGAAGACGGGTGAACTGGCGCTGACCCGCAATATGACGGTCGTGGAAGAGGTCGAGAATGACAGCCAGGAGCTGTCACTTGCCGACGCCAGGAAGATCGACAAGACCGCGGAAATCGGCACCGTCTTCTCTGATGAGCTGCCGCCGATCGAGTTCGGTCGCGTTGCGTCCCAGACCGCGAAGCAGGTCATCACGCAGAAGGTTCGCGAAGCCGAACGCCAGCGTCAGTTCGTCGAGTACAAGGATCGTGTCGGCGAAATCATCTCCGGCATCGTCAAGCGCGTCGAATACGGCAATGTGATCATCGATCTCGGCCGCGCCGAGGGCATCATCCGCCGCGCCGACGGCATTCCGCGTGAAAACTTGCAGAACAACGAACGCGTCCGCGCCTACATCTATGATGTTCGCGAGGAAGTCCGCGGCCCGCAGATTTTCCTGTCGCGCGCCCACCCGGACTTCATGGCCGCCTTGTTCGCGCAGGAAGTGCCGGAAGTGTACGAAGGCATTATCGAAATTCCGTCGGTTGCTCGCGACCCCGGTTCCCGGGCCAAGATTGCGGTCATCTCCAATGACGGCTCGATCGATCCGGTTGGTGCCTGCGTCGGTATGCGCGGTTCGCGCGTTCAGGCCGTCGTGTCCGAACTCGCCGGCGAGAAGATCGATATCATCCCGTGGTCGGACGATCCGGCGACCTTCATCGTCAACGCCCTGCAGCCGGCTGAAGTGGCCAAGGTCGTTCTCGACGAGGAAGACCAGCGGATTGAAGTTGTTGTACCCGACGAGCAGCTGTCGCTGGCGATCGGGCGTCGCGGCCAGAATGTCCGCCTCGCCTCGCAGTTGACCGGCTGGTCGATCGACATCCTGACCGAGGAAGAAGAGTCCGAGCGCCGGCAGAAGGAATTCGCCGAGCGGACCCAACTCTTCATCGCCGCCCTTGATGTTGACGAGGTCATTGCCCAACTGCTGGCTACGGAAGGCTTCACCGACGTCGAAGACCTGGCCTATGTCGATCTTGGCGAAATCGCCGCCATCGAGGGCTTTGACGACGACACGGCAGAAGAGATCCAGGCCCGTGCCCGCGATTACCTTGACCGTCTTGCCGCCGAGCAGGATGCCAAGCGCAAGGAGCTGGGTGTCGAGGACGACGTGCTCGAGGTCGAGGGTGTCCTCCTCGCCATGGGCGTCAAGTTCGGTGAGAACGACGTCAAGACTGTCGACGATCTCGCCGGTCTGGTGACCGACGACCTGCGTGGCTGGTTTGAAACCAAGAATGGCGAGCGCGTGCGTGAGCCGGGTATCCTGGAAGAGTTCAATCTCTCCTCCGAGGATGCAGAGATGATGATCATGCGCGCCCGCGTCGCGGCGGGCTGGATCTCGGAAGAGGACCTGCCGCAGCGCGAAGTCGTTGAGGACGAAATCGACGAGGCCGCCCAGGCATTCAATGTCGAGGACATGGATCTGGCGGCGCTGGATGCCGAAGCCGAGGCTCTCGGCCTCGACCTCGACGCCGAGCTGCCGGAAGAAGACGAGGAGACGCAGGCTGACTAG
- a CDS encoding RNA-binding protein: MSRERRCVATGEVRDEADLIRMALGPGNQLVPDLAAKLPGRGAWISAERDLIQKAVKKSAFNRAFGCPVNMPEDLPGLIEGQLVARALNLMGLARRSGDLAVGYDAVRLALKAGKPAWRIEASDGAEDGRSKLDRLAFAAWGDVPVAGCFTAEAVGDALGRGPVVHASMSTGSQARAFSTVMRKLSGFRPLVPQG, encoded by the coding sequence TTGTCCCGGGAACGGCGTTGTGTTGCCACGGGCGAGGTTCGCGACGAAGCGGACCTCATCCGGATGGCCCTTGGGCCAGGCAATCAGCTGGTTCCCGACCTCGCTGCGAAGCTGCCGGGCCGGGGGGCCTGGATCAGCGCGGAGCGGGATCTGATACAGAAGGCGGTCAAGAAGTCCGCCTTCAACCGGGCCTTCGGGTGTCCGGTGAACATGCCGGAAGACCTGCCGGGCCTCATTGAGGGTCAGCTGGTCGCACGGGCGCTGAACCTGATGGGGCTGGCGCGTCGTTCCGGTGATCTGGCGGTGGGTTATGACGCGGTGCGTCTTGCGCTCAAGGCCGGAAAGCCGGCCTGGCGCATCGAAGCGTCAGACGGTGCCGAGGATGGGCGGTCCAAGCTGGACCGGCTGGCCTTCGCGGCCTGGGGCGATGTCCCGGTCGCCGGATGTTTTACGGCGGAAGCCGTCGGTGACGCGCTGGGGCGCGGGCCGGTGGTTCACGCCAGCATGTCGACGGGTTCGCAAGCGCGGGCTTTTTCGACAGTCATGCGGAAGCTTTCGGGCTTCCGGCCGCTCGTCCCGCAAGGATGA
- the infB gene encoding translation initiation factor IF-2, with the protein MSDADDNNSSGRRPLSLKRTGGGTVQQSFARGRSKAVVVEKKRKRVATPAKDGGPGGKQGGGAKSGESALAAKARQLGLSEEELVSRQRAIARARAEAADREAQKKQADAAMEQRAADERRQLDEQREREAREVREAEDAARKAIEDEARLKAEAEAATAAKDSGRKRDDEPRRRPAVKDEKRTPELAPMDDASALEALGGRVKRKGGAAGPGPAAKQQPARAKTDNRRRGKLTIQNILEGDEERQRSLASVRRAREREKQRRQDTSGGRDKIEREVVVPEAITVADLANRMAERSVDVIKYLMKQGQMVRMNDVLDADTAELVVEDFGHIVKRVSEADVEEGFIADDDVDEAKQPRAPVIAVMGHVDHGKTSLLDALRSTDTASGEAGGITQHIGAYQVQLKGGEKITFLDTPGHAAFSAMRSRGAMATDIVILVVAADDSVKPQTIEAIHHAKAAGTPIIVAVNKIDKHEANPQKVLTDLLQHEIVVEAMSGEVQSVNVSAKTGDGLDELTEAINLQAELLDLKANPERSAEGVVIESQVDKGRGPVATLLVRRGTLKRGDILVAGAQWGRVRALVNERGQQLDDAGPSVPVEILGLDGAPDPGEVFAVVDSESRAREIADYRQRKGREASGASASSGASLEQMMARLKQDATQEMPLLIKSDVQGSAEAIKQSLEKIGNEEVRARVIRAAPGGVNESDVLLAKSSGAPVFAFNVRANKQARALAEREGVEIRYYSVIYDVIDDVRNTMEGMLAPEKRENFIGYAEILEVFNITKTGKVAGCRITEGTVKRGCGVRLLRDDTVLHEGKLKTLKRFKDEVPEVKSGMECGMAFERYEDLQKGDQIECFEVIEVARKLEA; encoded by the coding sequence ATGAGCGACGCAGACGACAACAACTCCTCCGGCCGCCGGCCGCTCTCTCTGAAACGCACCGGCGGTGGCACCGTGCAGCAAAGCTTTGCGCGCGGCCGCTCCAAGGCGGTCGTTGTGGAGAAGAAGCGCAAGCGCGTGGCAACGCCGGCCAAGGATGGTGGTCCCGGTGGCAAGCAGGGTGGAGGCGCCAAGAGTGGCGAATCCGCACTCGCCGCCAAGGCCCGCCAGCTGGGCCTGTCCGAAGAGGAACTCGTTTCGCGCCAGCGGGCGATTGCCCGGGCTCGTGCCGAGGCCGCCGATCGTGAAGCCCAGAAGAAGCAGGCCGACGCAGCCATGGAGCAGCGCGCTGCCGATGAGCGTCGCCAGCTTGACGAACAGCGCGAGCGGGAAGCCCGTGAGGTTCGTGAAGCCGAGGATGCCGCCCGCAAGGCGATCGAGGACGAGGCGCGCCTGAAGGCCGAAGCTGAAGCCGCGACAGCCGCCAAGGACAGTGGCCGCAAGCGCGATGACGAACCGCGTCGTCGTCCTGCCGTCAAGGACGAGAAGCGTACACCGGAGCTTGCTCCGATGGACGATGCCAGTGCCCTCGAAGCGCTTGGCGGACGCGTCAAGCGCAAGGGCGGAGCCGCAGGCCCCGGCCCGGCCGCGAAGCAGCAGCCGGCCCGGGCCAAGACCGACAATCGTCGTCGCGGCAAGCTGACCATCCAGAATATCCTGGAAGGTGATGAGGAGCGCCAGCGCTCGCTCGCTTCGGTGCGTCGTGCCCGCGAACGTGAAAAGCAACGCCGCCAGGATACGTCCGGCGGTCGCGACAAGATCGAACGCGAAGTCGTTGTCCCGGAGGCGATCACGGTCGCTGATCTGGCCAACCGCATGGCCGAACGGTCTGTCGACGTCATCAAATACCTGATGAAGCAGGGCCAGATGGTCCGCATGAACGACGTGCTCGACGCCGACACCGCCGAGCTGGTGGTCGAGGATTTCGGGCATATCGTGAAGCGCGTCTCTGAAGCCGATGTCGAAGAGGGCTTCATCGCCGATGACGACGTTGACGAGGCCAAGCAGCCCCGCGCGCCGGTCATCGCGGTCATGGGCCATGTCGACCACGGCAAGACCTCGCTGCTCGATGCCCTGCGGTCAACGGACACGGCGTCCGGTGAAGCCGGTGGTATCACGCAGCACATCGGTGCCTACCAGGTGCAGCTCAAGGGCGGTGAAAAGATCACCTTCCTCGACACGCCCGGCCACGCGGCCTTCTCGGCCATGCGGTCGCGCGGCGCCATGGCAACCGATATCGTGATCCTTGTGGTCGCCGCGGATGATTCCGTGAAGCCGCAGACGATCGAGGCGATCCATCACGCCAAGGCGGCCGGAACGCCGATCATTGTCGCCGTCAACAAGATCGACAAGCACGAAGCCAATCCGCAGAAAGTCCTGACGGATCTGCTGCAGCACGAGATCGTCGTCGAGGCGATGTCGGGTGAAGTCCAGTCGGTCAATGTCTCTGCCAAGACCGGTGACGGCCTCGACGAGCTGACCGAGGCGATCAACCTGCAGGCCGAATTGCTCGACCTGAAGGCCAATCCCGAGCGCAGCGCCGAAGGTGTGGTGATCGAGAGCCAGGTCGACAAGGGTCGCGGCCCGGTTGCGACCCTGCTGGTCCGTCGAGGAACCCTGAAGCGCGGTGACATTCTTGTCGCCGGTGCCCAGTGGGGCCGTGTCCGTGCGCTCGTCAATGAGCGCGGCCAACAGCTTGATGATGCCGGTCCGTCGGTCCCGGTCGAAATCCTCGGTCTCGACGGCGCGCCGGATCCGGGTGAAGTCTTCGCCGTCGTGGACAGCGAGTCCCGGGCCCGTGAGATTGCCGACTATCGTCAGCGCAAGGGTCGCGAAGCGTCCGGTGCGTCGGCCAGCTCGGGCGCCTCGCTCGAGCAGATGATGGCGCGTCTCAAGCAGGATGCGACCCAGGAAATGCCGCTGCTCATCAAGTCGGATGTCCAGGGGTCTGCGGAAGCGATCAAGCAGTCGCTCGAGAAAATCGGCAATGAGGAAGTCCGGGCCCGCGTCATTCGCGCTGCACCGGGTGGTGTCAACGAGAGCGATGTTCTCCTGGCCAAGTCCTCGGGCGCCCCGGTCTTCGCCTTCAACGTCCGTGCCAACAAGCAGGCCCGGGCCCTCGCCGAGCGCGAAGGTGTCGAGATCCGCTACTACTCGGTCATCTATGATGTCATCGACGATGTGCGGAACACGATGGAAGGCATGCTGGCCCCGGAGAAGCGCGAGAATTTCATCGGTTACGCCGAAATTCTCGAGGTCTTCAACATCACCAAGACCGGCAAGGTTGCCGGGTGCCGGATTACCGAAGGCACCGTCAAGCGCGGTTGCGGCGTTCGCCTGCTGCGCGACGACACTGTGTTGCACGAAGGCAAGCTCAAGACGCTCAAGCGCTTCAAGGATGAAGTGCCGGAGGTCAAGTCGGGCATGGAGTGCGGCATGGCGTTCGAGCGCTATGAAGACCTGCAGAAGGGCGATCAGATCGAGTGTTTCGAAGTGATCGAAGTCGCGCGCAAGCTCGAAGCCTGA
- a CDS encoding nuclear transport factor 2 family protein produces the protein MTIRFSVLMISALTAAIALVPGVQAQGAANEAAEAVARAYMGHYSAIDLEAMAALLAEDAEFTDPTAEDDEHGETGFVGTGRESLITLLTEFVETYHPIEFGFEWDEVFTSNSRVVFIGHVNALYPTETEGQNFRWRSQQVTVITVRDGLVVRHQDFANYASPDRSLVAARTDN, from the coding sequence ATGACGATCCGATTTTCTGTTCTGATGATATCCGCACTGACGGCGGCCATTGCCCTCGTCCCGGGCGTGCAGGCGCAAGGGGCCGCCAACGAAGCCGCAGAGGCTGTCGCGCGCGCCTATATGGGCCATTATTCGGCAATTGACCTCGAGGCCATGGCCGCGCTGCTCGCCGAAGATGCCGAGTTCACCGACCCCACGGCCGAGGATGACGAACACGGCGAAACCGGTTTTGTCGGCACCGGGCGAGAATCCCTGATCACCCTGTTGACCGAGTTCGTCGAGACCTACCATCCGATCGAATTCGGTTTCGAATGGGACGAGGTATTCACCTCAAACAGCCGGGTGGTCTTCATCGGGCATGTGAACGCGCTCTACCCGACCGAGACCGAAGGCCAGAACTTTCGCTGGCGGTCACAACAGGTCACCGTCATCACGGTTCGCGACGGGCTGGTCGTCCGGCACCAGGATTTCGCCAACTACGCCTCGCCGGACCGCAGCCTTGTGGCCGCACGGACCGACAACTGA
- a CDS encoding nuclear transport factor 2 family protein yields MLKIFGTPLIIASGIMLAAPAFADTAANSAREVAEAWLDAYQRQDFAAMTALMTEETVFVDPTSFSIEAVTERIEWRGPDAITSGIAAWGMDHGVYEIERSYEASDRVIFIGRVDVVYGQGEAAQTFRYPITTIVTVDGDHVVEHRDYTDFAGATRVQPTH; encoded by the coding sequence ATGCTCAAGATATTTGGAACACCCCTGATCATTGCCAGCGGGATCATGCTGGCTGCCCCCGCCTTCGCCGACACCGCGGCGAACAGCGCCCGAGAGGTCGCGGAAGCCTGGCTGGATGCCTATCAACGCCAGGATTTCGCCGCGATGACCGCCCTGATGACCGAGGAGACCGTCTTTGTCGACCCGACCTCGTTCAGCATTGAGGCCGTGACCGAGCGGATTGAATGGCGTGGCCCCGATGCCATCACGTCGGGGATCGCCGCCTGGGGCATGGATCACGGCGTCTACGAGATCGAACGAAGCTATGAGGCGTCTGACAGGGTCATCTTCATCGGTCGGGTCGATGTGGTCTACGGACAGGGAGAGGCCGCCCAGACCTTCCGCTATCCGATCACCACGATCGTGACCGTTGATGGCGACCATGTGGTCGAGCACCGGGACTATACCGACTTTGCGGGCGCCACCCGGGTTCAGCCCACGCACTGA
- the rbfA gene encoding 30S ribosome-binding factor RbfA yields the protein MARRQTQAAKGPSQRQLRAGELVRHALVNILTREELRDPDLEGQLISVTEVRPSPDLRVAKVYVAPLGRGDSAKLAAGLNRCAGFLRGRLGREIEMKFTPELHFHPDNSFDTASHVDTLLNRPEVRRDLDAADADEAED from the coding sequence ATGGCCCGCCGTCAGACCCAAGCCGCCAAAGGACCAAGCCAGCGTCAGCTGCGTGCCGGGGAACTCGTGCGTCATGCGCTCGTGAACATCCTCACGCGCGAAGAGCTGCGTGATCCGGACCTCGAGGGTCAGCTCATTTCAGTGACGGAAGTTCGGCCGAGCCCTGACCTGCGCGTCGCGAAAGTCTATGTCGCCCCGCTCGGGCGCGGTGATTCCGCGAAGCTCGCAGCGGGCCTCAATCGCTGTGCGGGCTTCCTGCGCGGCCGGCTTGGTCGCGAGATCGAGATGAAGTTCACGCCCGAGCTTCATTTCCACCCGGACAATTCCTTCGATACCGCGAGCCATGTCGACACGCTTCTGAACCGGCCCGAGGTTCGCCGTGACCTTGATGCCGCCGACGCGGACGAGGCCGAGGACTAG
- a CDS encoding serine hydrolase domain-containing protein — protein MVRIFMTALIGLVLGVQPGSAQSQPEASTLERAIEAWVAPLVESRDFSGVIMIRHGDAEPVGLTFGYGDWVSGAPMSAEAAFPAGSITKSLTAAMVRRLVAERRLSLDDPVNRYIPELTGYGDVRLGDVLTHTAGLGRDIPPGTLADARSDTLVRWLREQSAPGAGPHDYAYSNIGYALLAVVIERATNARFETLLTTEFLIPLGMQDSRVVRAGPATGAAVPTGYATGPLPLDLRAPMPDSPALGASGLVATTRDLLRLADAVRTRRIDLFEPDGSLTGSWSVIQLAGETIYTIQGSVPGYSAGISVLPGRDIAFAYGTNIESYPNWGLRDVLHALALDQPVPPAAVRPRTDRLTEAHLDAVGAYSGSPFGPVAIRPTDGGLELVLTERDWVFYLTPTGPDALNWRLFNTDFAYDRDEAGRVSAITARETGLGESPRLWRLERTDLPPLPEITTETAGN, from the coding sequence TGGGCGTACAGCCCGGCAGCGCACAGTCCCAGCCAGAGGCAAGCACACTCGAGCGCGCGATCGAGGCCTGGGTCGCCCCGCTCGTGGAGAGCCGTGATTTTTCCGGCGTTATCATGATCCGCCACGGCGACGCCGAGCCCGTCGGGTTGACCTTCGGCTATGGCGATTGGGTCAGCGGCGCACCGATGAGCGCCGAGGCCGCCTTCCCCGCCGGATCGATCACCAAGAGCCTCACGGCGGCGATGGTTCGCCGCCTCGTCGCCGAGCGCCGCCTGTCGCTGGACGATCCGGTCAATCGCTATATTCCCGAACTTACAGGCTACGGGGATGTGCGGCTTGGCGATGTGCTGACCCATACCGCGGGGCTGGGCCGGGACATCCCGCCCGGCACACTGGCCGATGCCCGCAGCGACACGCTGGTCCGCTGGCTCAGGGAGCAATCCGCGCCGGGTGCCGGGCCCCATGACTATGCCTATTCCAATATCGGTTACGCCCTGCTGGCGGTCGTGATCGAGCGCGCCACCAATGCGCGGTTCGAGACCTTGCTGACGACGGAATTCCTGATCCCCCTCGGCATGCAGGATAGCCGCGTGGTCCGCGCCGGGCCTGCCACCGGCGCGGCTGTTCCGACCGGCTATGCCACTGGCCCGCTGCCGCTCGACCTGCGCGCACCGATGCCGGACAGTCCGGCGCTCGGGGCGTCCGGCCTGGTGGCAACGACGCGCGATCTTCTGCGGCTGGCCGATGCCGTGCGGACACGCCGGATCGACCTGTTCGAGCCGGATGGCAGCCTGACCGGTTCCTGGTCGGTCATCCAGCTCGCAGGCGAGACGATCTACACGATCCAGGGCTCTGTACCCGGCTATAGCGCTGGCATCTCCGTCCTGCCCGGCCGCGATATCGCCTTTGCCTACGGCACCAATATCGAGTCCTATCCGAACTGGGGATTGCGGGATGTGCTGCATGCCCTCGCCCTGGACCAGCCCGTGCCCCCGGCGGCGGTCCGTCCGCGGACGGACCGGCTGACAGAGGCACATCTTGATGCCGTCGGGGCGTATTCAGGCAGCCCGTTCGGGCCCGTCGCGATCCGTCCGACAGACGGTGGCCTGGAACTGGTCCTGACCGAGCGGGACTGGGTCTTCTATCTCACGCCGACCGGGCCTGACGCCCTGAACTGGCGACTCTTCAATACCGATTTTGCCTATGATCGGGATGAGGCGGGGCGCGTTTCGGCGATCACCGCCCGCGAGACCGGGCTCGGCGAAAGCCCGCGCCTGTGGAGACTCGAGCGCACGGACCTGCCGCCGCTCCCGGAGATCACAACCGAAACGGCCGGGAACTAG